AGTGTGGTTTGGTATGGAATGCAATTTTAAAGCCTtacttttaaattacaaaaaatcgATTTTGGAGgttgaatttcatgtgtgtttcaccCCAGAgtaacaacaaatggggacttGTTATTGGCTTTCAAGGAATTTCAGCTCAGGGCTTATAAACATTGATATTATCGAGGACTACCTCCATTTATCTTATGTGCATATCCTATATGTTTTCTCTTATGGTTTCTGTCCATTAATTGAAAAATAAGCACtaccaatactaaaaataaaaatattattatgtcaTTGTCACACAAATTAGTAAATAccaaaataattcagaatattttaatttgcacagatctttaaagctgctttataaaaacactgtTTTCAAATCTGGTTTGTCAGTAAATGACTTTTGTCAGTTTGTTTATGACATTTGCTGTTGTGAGATTGCCAACTTAATAACACCGAAAAGTAATATCAAATCCACAAGTCCAAATAATTCACATTTCAACTCTCCTATGCTTTCATGTTCTAgatctttctctttgttttagATTGTCTCAACTTTGAGGCTCCCTTTGTGTAATGAAACTTGTcaatttatgattattatttgagGATTCCGATTAAGCAGcctttgttgtgttgttttcataagtgatcagactttgctgttgcTTATGCTCGTGTGTTATTGCAGAATTAGGCACTGAATTGGACTGACTGTAAGTGCAGGAATTAGTCACAACTGGAGATGGCATCACGTTCACTTTTGTATCATTCAGATTATAACCTTTActgtggtttaaaaaaaagaaaatgaacgaTACAAATGTAGTGTTTGCTGATTTGTTCTCCGTAATTAAGCGTTATTTAAATAGTCCTGCTAATTGCACCTTCTCTGAGATTATGCATTTAATTTATCTCATTAAATGTCACAGGATTGGAGAGATTTGCCTTGTACTTTACATTAAGGGATTTTCggcaaatatatacattttgaaaCATTAACTAAATACATTTTGTGTATAGTTGCATGTGTGTGAGGTAGGCACACTGTCCAAGATTAAATTCCTGTTTTGTGCCCACTGTGACGACCCTGACCTGCATGTGTTAGTGAGAAAATGAGTGATTGGAAGGACAGCTTTAGCCATATTTTATAACAAACTGAGAAATATAAACAAAGCATCAAATATTTTCAGAAGACCAACAGACTTGTTAATAGGAATCACAAAAGGGAGACAAAGAACACTTGCTAACAAGACATAACGCCACAACACTCGAGCAAGAGCATCAAGTGCCTTGAATTAGGGCTCTGAGCTCACAGCTGAAAGACCAAAACAAGTgatttcaaaattacaaaaagactTAAACACACAGTCTTAACAGAAATGAAGTGAAGTGTGTGTTTGGACAAAGCAAGCATTCTGAGGaaaaatgatgaagaaaagactGTGCGGAGCACTACAACGTGATAGCTGTTATGGAGAAGCCTTTGGATTATTTGAATTTCCAGGAAGAGCTGACTAGAATCAAACAAGTGAAGTTTATCATGTTTCCTGTGCCATTAAGATATTCCAATAGTTTTCTCCAGTTTAAAGAATCGGGTGTGTTTAAAAGGACTCTTCTAAGTGTTATTTGTGAAAATCTGAACTCTACAGTATTTGCAGCAATTCTacctttactttgttttttgcttttatataccTAAAGTACAGCGGGCAGGTTGTGTAGTATTTAGACTTAAACTTATGCAACAACATTGTGAACAGACGCTCACTTTTGACTTGAACTTCTTTTAGCATAAATCTTAAGTGTGTTGCACATATGTGGCATCAGTAGAGactgaaaaaaagcaattttggTAGAGCTCCAGGTACCTTTCCTCCCCACTTCATTAGTGAGCATGTCTGAACATTACCTTCTTGTTAGTCGTATGCCATTGGATGGACTCTGATTGAATGGACAGGTTACCATTGAACTCTCCAATTTTTGTGAAGATTGGGGTGTCATCCCAGACCCATGTTATGACCTCATAGCCAATGTTCGGGTTGCCATTGGCATCGAACTGGAACAGAGTTCCATTAAGTTGGAAGGAGGTGTTCTGCAGTTGCTTCAGAAGCTGCAAGGCAAAAGAGAAGAGAAACGATTGTAAGGTTGTGGGTTTTTTGTGCGTTTCCCCAAGCAACAGGGTGGACATACCTGCCAGGAGTAAAACTGTTGCTCTACACTTTTACAACGTGTGGCAGTGCAGTCCAGTAAACGGTGCAGTGCGTGTGCAACACTTAAGACAGCGGCATAGACGGTGAAGGCAGTGAGCTTTACAAGAGGCTGACTTAGTACGCTCAGGTCGAAGGAGCAGATGCATTCAGGGCAGACTTGTCCAGTGACCCCAAAGTACTCAGCTAGAAAGCTGCTATCATTGGACCAGCTACTcttctgctccatcttcaacTGCTTGTAGAGCTTCTGGACGTATGGCTCAAATCTGCCAAGCTGCACGCCCTTGTAAATAAAGCCAAGCACTGTGCCAACAGTTTGGATGTTGGGCAGAAGAGAGACATCCTGGTAGATACTCCAGCCACTGCTAGCTACCCACACCTTCTTCATCCCTCTTCTAATCACCTGAGAAAAAAGTTTACATTGTTGTTTGTTAACTGAGATAGCATACCTCTGCTCAAGGTCTTTAACCCTGGCTTATCCTCCATTAACTCTTCAACTCACCTGTGTAAAGAAGGCTTGGGCAGTTCCTGCGGTGGAGAACAGTACAACCACTTCAACTTCCACCTGCTTAATCCTATCAAGGATTTCACTAATGGCTGGCCGAGGGTCAGTGTAGACGGGGATCAGACCTTCGTAGGCAATGCATATGGATGCTTGAGAAGCAGCATTGGAGAACTCACGCAGGCCCTGTTTTCCATACTCGTCTTCACTGCCCAGTACCGCAATCCAGTTCCACTTGAAATGAGAGACCACTTTCACCATGCCCATCACCTGCAGCTTATCACTTGGCACTGTCCTGAGAAATGATGGGTATAGGTTCTTATTGCTGAAAATGTCGCATGTTGCCCCATAGCTGACCTGAGGAAGAGGAAGGCATCCATGTTTATGCAATGGTATTACTGAGTGTACCCGCCGTTTTCATGTGCTCACCCTTGTGCCTCTATGAGGTTTTGTCTCAAATGCTTGGTGCACTTTTAAATTGTGGGATGTGAGGGCTAGGAATATTTATGCATAACACTTATGCCATGTTTTCCTTTTTACTGGCAACACAATTTTTAGGGAACACTCTTCTccatactgtggtgggctggcgccctgcccagggatttgttcctgccttgcaccctgtgctggctgggattggctccagcagacccccgtgaccctgtgttaggatatagcgggttggataatgaatgactgactgactcttctCCATATGGGCAGTTTTATAAATATACGTTTATATGCTTAGGTCATATATATGTGTCATGTAGATGGGTGGCTGCAGTTTTCTTGTTTTGTGCTGGTGGAAgttcagattgttttttttagtaGTGTATAGTAAATGATGGCCCATTTCTAATTCCTTCTCAATACTGGTGTTATGTCTGCAGGGCAGATGAGATTTGGAGTAACCAGGAGAAGGACATGAAAGCCGAAATgggtcaaaactgggagatcaaagAAAACCAGGTGTCAAGGCCAAAAATGAAGAACAAGGTACCAAGTTAAAGATGAAAGCAAAAGGGTCACAtcctaaaaaaacaaagcacaaaaattTTTCAATAAGCAATTTCTATACGCAGACTTGGATATGGAAAACTTGACCAGAAGACCTTTGATTTTGTTGTGACTCAGTACCCATGTTACGACTTCCACGGATGTGCACACAACAACCTTTGCATGTCCTAACAATGGGTGCCCAACagtgcagtgcatatgcacaactGTTTGTAAAACAAGAATTCCTCACGACTGGCTGTCACTCCTTTTGGATCTTTATGCCAGTGTCACTTGTTTTGGTGCTGCCCCGAAAGCTTAGACAAGTATGGACAAGTATGTCGCCTAGGCCATACGCTGCTGCTATTCATGTCAAGGTGTAGCCGTTCCTGTGTGGACTGATGGTAGCAtcaccttttttttcctttctttacatactcctaattttaaatgtttgagaACAAACCATTaagaaaaattattgaaaaatttCCACCTTGCCACTGCTTGTCTCACTGCAATCTTGCTGTTATCAGTGCTTATATTTTGGTGTGGGATTGTGGGTATCccatctaatatttaaaaaacccATACAGTTGAATAAGTGGTGGAAATCCTGTTGTGCTTTCAAggcaaaaaaagtgttttgttattgctattTTATGCCATTAGAGAATTAGCTGGGAAATAAAAGTACACAATTGGTTCAAGATTTGAGAGCACAATGAAGCGACCCATCAGCCGTCCCGTTTTAATGCACCGCCATACTCCACCATGATAAAGGAACAGAGGGTTTGCACTTCTCCTCGGACAGCTAGGAGTTTTACGTGCAGACATCCAGCGTATTCAGTCCAGGGTCAACAGGAGTCGATGCCAATCCCAGCTGTACAAAAGGATCCAACTTTGGATGGGGTGCCAACCTTGAACTCCTCTGTCTATAcatcattccaaaataaaatatgtgtttAGTTAGTGTTGCAGAACTTCCACGTTGGCCAGACATTCATTAATGTTTTGACACACAACATGCAACGAGTTAATGGCAGGGCACAGTTAGAGACCCGTAATTAGGCATACTTAAACATTACAAATGGCATACTTGAAATCCAGAGAACAAATCTGCAAACTCTGCATTGttggtttgtgttttttcaagcaaaagtattgtgtttaaatgtgttattatGACAACTAAAATATGGCTGAAACATACACAATGCATATTTGAATGGTACTGGTAGAGCAAATGTGATGTCTGTCTCCATTTCTGAGGAATTCCTGCACTTACAGTTAGCCCAGTTCAACCACTAATTCTGCATTAAGAATCCGCACTTCTgcttgaaaacaacaaaacaaatgtcaTTTTATGGGAAGTCAAAAATCGGCTTAAATTGTCCAATTGGATTTCACAAAGGCAGTCTTAAAGCTGGGACAAATCAGAAAAAGGAGGGAAAGATTGGGAAAGTGAAGGCATCAGCTTTATTGATATaggaaatgtaatatttaacagacaagtcagattcattcaCTCCTCATAAGTTTCATCAACCAGCTAATTTCTCCTCCACATACTGATGTAAACATAAATCTCACCACAGCAGATATCACAAAGCTGACAAAGTGAATTTTCTAACAAACCTGATAGGAAAACTGTATAGTTACAAAAGaggatgtatttatttacacaaaatgaGTTACCGTGGTATTCAGAAATTCATATGACAATGATgtaatactgttttattttttgcctcgGTTTTAAggagtatttatttttcagttcctGGAGAGAAAAACGTCAGTGAATAAATGTAGCATTTGCACGTGTTAACATAAAGCTGGCAGCCCATGAAGACCATATTGTTCCTTAAAGATCCCCCCAAACCAAAACATGTGTCCCACATAAACTTCAAGCCCTGTTTGTGTGTCTGGCTGCGTTCACAGTCATCGTTCAATATCGTTTATTGCACTGACAGAGAGACAAAGCAGCTGCCCAGAATCCACGGCCCCCCATGATGAGCAAAAGATGTGGGAATCGCAAATATATACATGGGAGACAAAATGGTGTAAAGTTGCAGGCAACTATCTTAAAGCATGACTTGTGTAAGACCAGGGCAAGGCCGATGGTGGTGCCTGGGGTCATTTTGGTAGCGTTGCCCATGAAGTGGGCTGTAAGTTGCTGCCTTAACGCATTCAAAAGAAGTGTTTCATCAGGAGGTAGACTCTGCAAGGGCAGCTGGAGCTGGACAATACTACTGGACTGCTACAGAACAGAGCTAAGCCTGACGTCCAGCAGGGTAGACAAtgggggatttaaaaaaaaaaaaaaaaaaaatcaggctgtgcagactccacacacagAGTTACCACTGAACCCAGGGGACCGCAGAGTTGGCTGCCAAGCTGGgttatgaaaatgaatgagtggaCATGAAGTACTTGAGGAGGGAGCTCCATGCTCTTCTTGATGATGACtgttgtacacacacacacctcgcTTTAGTTTGAGATTTTGGTTGCAACAATGATCTGAGTGAGGGAGGAAGGAGACCGTACTctgtcagaaaatgaaaaaatgacgtTGAGCAGAAATTTTTGAAAGTGGACATCCATCCAGTCCAATATAATGTGCCTTTTGAGATTTCGCAGCCATGTTTCCCACATTACATTaagaggagtttgcatgttctccaggtGGTGTACATGTTAGGTTAGCCATCAGCCTGAACTTGACTCATGTGAGTGAGAGTGTCCTGGGATGGAATGGAGCCCTGTCTAGTGTTGACCTTTGTCTGATGCCAGGCAATACTAGAACAGGAATGGTGTAAGTGAGTTCAGGCAATAAGTCATTTGATGGGCAGGTTGACCTAAAAGGATGCCTTTGTCGGCAGAACTCTGCTGGATAGACACAAAGCTTAAAATGGACACTCGCCAACTGACATCACTGCATTTCAACACACAACACTTTGCTGCATGGGCTGCCTGTCCTCATTTTTTTCGATTTTCATAACCGATTGAATGTGTGGTGTGGTGCGGTgcggttcatggctggtgaggcacggactccttcagagtcacatttacaaatatatgaacccagaagagtagcttattgactattcaattggcagcatgcacactgactactggttatgtttcatatctcatcagctttatttacacacacataggtaaggtagatatttggctaagaaagaacgtcacATTTATAGCGCTGAGGGAccgcggagagagcgcatttgctctgcaccttcCATGAGTTCTAAATCGgatgttgcaattccacaattcacactcattcagtacaaattaaagtatagagtggtgtacaaaaaaacggatttcaattttgaccctaaatgaaatatttagttgtttttaaaagcttttaattctgatgttttttatcaattttaatacagactgttcaacaaaaggataacaagaaaaacaaaacaatattttaaagtcaaaatttagtttttaaatattggattgttttttcttaGTCCGATCCCATTttgtataaaattgaaaaccgtttaggtcttacctttatttgtaaatgaagtccatgcacctattCTTCTCTACAAAAAtgtccgtcactttcttgtaaaagtcctccttattttgctttagttttaaaaatcttaattttagATTTTGGCAGTGAGtcgtgacaaaaaataaaaataaacagtgcacttgactttctgatatcgctaacttagtGGCACTGAGtgtctgcgtagaagaacagcagcaatgagcacctgtttggctcacaggcgcccccttcagtgcggcacggtactgtctgcctcaccttgtgccttttcactgcagttttatgtccgatcagcaagactaaatatgtcacacacgttcattaaagatattagccagactctggaaagtcagggtgtataataaacgtgtctgcaaacattatattggcgacatacagagagaccgCAACAGACAGGCGTCAATTCCATGCATCAACCccatgtgtgagggagagcgcagtccaaggAGAGATGAAGCTTGTCGCTGCCACACCTCACGTTTCTCccatgtatttgaacaggaaatgcgcaacTTCAGCGAGTTTGACtataaaatgatcaaagttattggaatcataaaggaaaacaaatgtatagcatagaccagtggacacatttattttatgttgtcattgttagtttttttttatgtgcCACAGCTGCCTCCCCTCACTGCACGTCCCTGCGATTGAAGCCTCACAGTAAGCTCGAGTGTGTAAGTAAAGCTGCCTGGTTTCCCAGTGGTAGCTGCTGGGCACCTGCTGCTTAGACTGTGTGTTGAGCCAGTGTGTGTTGGGTGGTGTGAGGCTAGTCAACTAGTGCAGGTGGCCATAATGCGATACATACAAGATGCTAGCCTAACCACTGGAGTGATGAGGTGTCCGGATTGACCTCAGGCACACCTgttggtttatttaatgttaagaAAGCGTATTGGTGGTCTTGTTTAAAACACAAGAGCACCGCATACCCAAAAGGCCACAAGGTTAGCAAAATGAGCTCCTGATGCTATGGCTTGAGCTGGTCAGAAATGGGAGGCCAGGCTGGGATGCTCAGGCTCCACCCTGTGCACTTTCTAATGCTCTGGTTTGGACAAAGCAGTAAgaggatgtgtttgtgtgtacatgGAGCTGGGTACACTTTTGTTTGCCTGTATCTGCCCTCGTTTGCATGATAACGGCATCCTCACCTGTGGGATTAGGAAGAAGCTGAAGAGTTTGCCTGTGATGGCCATCATCTCAGAGTTAGAGGGGCCCACGATGGCGATGGCACGGGTCTGGTATGAGGTGTAGTTGCACTGGACCCGAATGGCCTGTGTCCATTGCTCGCTCAGAAATAGCATGGAGGGCTGCATGATAACCACAGACTCCATGCAGGTGTCAAAGATCTCAAAGCCCAGACGGATGCCGGGCAGCAGGTCATTCATGTCATTCACCTCTTCCACAGCAAACTTCATCACCAGGGCACGGATGAAGCCGTACCAGTTAAGACTGGAAAAACACAAGCAAGGAGAGCCATCTGGCCATTAGTAGACAATCCACTAATTTATAGAGTGCAAAAAACGTTCTCTCTGTCCAGATGGTGAGCCACTCCAGATTATTCAAATGAGCAGTCCAACTAGTGTGACTATCAAGTGACAGTCAGCACTGACCACTCACACTATCTTACCTCTGACATTTAAACTGACCAGGCTTCACACTAGTGCTCATGTCGATAATGCTGCTGTAGATGGGGAAGAGCCCCCCCAGTATGTAATCCCCTGGCTCACTGAACAGCTGGGCAGAGAGGTTCCCGTTGATGCAGGAGTCATTCTGCATGGACGAGATGTCTAGGAGACAAATCAGCAGCACAATAAACAAGCAGCCTGGCATCCCAACTGTCCCGAGCACCATGTCGTCGGCAGCCCTTCAAAGATACCTTTTGAGAGTCAAAAGAGCCGAGTGTGTCCAGTGGGGCCGGAAAGAGGCGTGGCCTGGGTGCATACACCACACCCCCCAGGTGCACCTGTCATGTGTACTTAGCTGCATTTGTTTAGTGGCCCCAGGATATGGCTAGTCAAATGTGCGGGAGCTGGTGGTCACGTGTGAGCTGTGTATGTCTGAGATGTGTTGCTCTGACTGGACAGCACCCAGGTGCCCCCACAGATGAACACACAGGATAATGCAGACCTGGGGTGACGTCTTGATTTGGAGATGGGCAATCCTGCCAGTGAGGCTGAGGTTTGGAGGTGAATGACTGTTCCTGTCTAGATGGGGTCAGGAAGGCCCAAAGGTTAAGGAAGTGCACTGAGGTGGACACGGTAGTCCTCCTGGCATCCAGTCAAGACCCTCAAGCAGTGAGGTTGGTGTCTGCTGATGATCTCATTTCGAGATGCTGTTTTTGACCATTATCTATTGTCTTTCACTGCCATGCGCCATTCATACATCCTTTATATTATTTAGTAGTCTAGGCTGGCACTACAGGACATTGATTTGGACCTGTGCCCCTGGGGCTGCAGCACTTCTACCATCATCAGAGTTTCCACATTATCCCTGTGGATTTTCTCCTACTACTCAAAAAAGACTTGCAGGTCAAATTGTCTGCCGTTGTGCGGGTGGGCAtcttatgatggactggcatcacgGCCAGGGAGGTTACTTCAGTGAATGGCTCCTGGAAGCTTTCAGAAAACGCTCAAAAAAGAGATTTGAGATGAGACATCTGACAGTTGGGGTTTTGTTCTTCAGGCCCCCTAATAGCCGTACATCGGTGGGCCATATGACATGACCATGGCTCCTCACTGCTTTGCTTTTCTTCTGCATCAACTCCATTCCTTCAGCACACACTTCACGTTCCCCATGTGCCAACTTTGGGTTCAGCTGAATTTTTGCAATCCCATATGTCTTTCACTTTAATTTCAACTGCTTCTTCCTGAACGGGACATTAGAAAATGGGTGTAGCTGACAACCGGACGACCTTGAGGCTTTTGTGGTTGTAGTGGAGTTCCAGAGTGGGCACGAGAGGAAGTGCGGCTGAGTGGTCAGAGCAGGTGGTTTGTGCCAGTGGTCAGAGGGCGGTGTTGAGAGGAAGTGGCTGGCCTGGGCAGCTCCTCCTCCTCCGTGATGGGGCTTTATATTTGCATCTTTCCATGCCAGCAGCAGTGGGGCTGATGGAACTGTGAGGTGGTGGCTGTGAGGGACAGCTGGCAACTGAACTGTAGTGGAATCTTCACCCTCTTGTGTCCAATGTTGCTGCCTGTTTGCTGGATGATACTTATGGTGCCTCCTTCAGCTGGACGTTTCCTGGCTGTGTCTCCGGGGGACTACATAATTGGGGGCATTTTCCCATTCAGTGGCCAGTTATTTCTGAATTACCAGTGGTAAGCACTTGACTAATGTTGGCACCAATGAGGTCCTTGTAGCATGGCACCTCTCCTCTGTGGCCTTAATCTCCCACGTTCCTCATCACCCAATAGGGAAATATGCCGTCTGGTGGGAACCAAAGGGCAGGAAGGCATAGTAGAGAAGTGTAAGGGACATCAAGTCACAGGAGAGAGAGAAGGGCAGAGATTGGCAGTAGGTGGTCAACTGGTGCACTGACCTTATTGGACATAACATTGTGCCTTCCTGTTTGTGTTCCTGTAGCAACTGGAGAAACGTGCAACAATTCTTGATGGTGGAGGCCATGAGGTTTGCAGTAGACGAGATCAACAACTCAAGCAACATCCTGCCCAACATTACCTTAGGTTACCAGCTGCTGGACAACTGCAGCATGGAGGAGAACTTCCATAGCATTTTACACCTGCTGTCTGATACAGAGGTCGATGTCCTGTACGTGTGGCATGACCCATCCAAGTATTTACCCACTGCACTCGCCATCATTGGACCAGGAGACAGCACTGCAGCAACTGCCATCATGGGGCTACCCAGTTGGTACTGGGTGCCCGTGGTAAGTCTGGATTATTGTTGCAAAAATGCCTAGGCACAGCTTGCTAGGCTTGGCACCTGGTAACACAGAATGCACCTTTTTATCGACTTGCCTTCTTCTTGCAGATCGACTTCTTTGACTCAGTCCAGATGCTCGCCAATAAGAGGCTCTACCCTTCATACTTCTGCACGGTGCCCAGCACCCTGGAGCAGACCAGAGCCATCCTGCGTTTGATGCAGCGGTTTAGCTGGACCTGGGTTGCCATAGTAGGTAGCAGCACAGATTATGGCCAGGAGTCCATGCAGTTATTCCTCGACATGAGTGCCACATATGGCGTGTGTGTGCCCTATTTGCACACCATAACCACATCACCCCAGGACACTATGAGAATTCTGGCCGAGATCATGGCTGTCAATGTGACCGTGATCTTTGCTGAAGACACAGTGGTGGAGTCATTTTTTCAAGTGGCTGTGAATCAGAGTATTGAGGGGAAGGTCTGGGTGGCCAGCAACACTTGGTCTGTGTCAACACGGGTAGCAGCAGTTAGTGGCATCCTGAAAACTGGCACAGTGTTGGGCATTGCAGTTAAGGAGCGGCCCATGCCCGGTTTTGAGGAGTATCTAAGTAAGAAGTTCCAGTCCCCCGCACCGCACACAGGATCAAACGGCCTGATGACTAGCTGTATGGGGCTGACAGCCAAACAGATCCTAAGTTACACAGGCACCCGTGTGTCATAC
This region of Erpetoichthys calabaricus chromosome 8, fErpCal1.3, whole genome shotgun sequence genomic DNA includes:
- the LOC114656010 gene encoding taste receptor type 1 member 3, whose amino-acid sequence is MVLGTVGMPGCLFIVLLICLLDISSMQNDSCINGNLSAQLFSEPGDYILGGLFPIYSSIIDMSTSVKPGQFKCQSLNWYGFIRALVMKFAVEEVNDMNDLLPGIRLGFEIFDTCMESVVIMQPSMLFLSEQWTQAIRVQCNYTSYQTRAIAIVGPSNSEMMAITGKLFSFFLIPQVSYGATCDIFSNKNLYPSFLRTVPSDKLQVMGMVKVVSHFKWNWIAVLGSEDEYGKQGLREFSNAASQASICIAYEGLIPVYTDPRPAISEILDRIKQVEVEVVVLFSTAGTAQAFFTQVIRRGMKKVWVASSGWSIYQDVSLLPNIQTVGTVLGFIYKGVQLGRFEPYVQKLYKQLKMEQKSSWSNDSSFLAEYFGVTGQVCPECICSFDLSVLSQPLVKLTAFTVYAAVLSVAHALHRLLDCTATRCKSVEQQFYSWQLLKQLQNTSFQLNGTLFQFDANGNPNIGYEVITWVWDDTPIFTKIGEFNGNLSIQSESIQWHTTNKKVPESQCSKDCQSGQVRRVKGFHSCCFDCIDCAAGTFQNQSDDFQCTACPQGQWSLMSSTNCSYPVYTYLDWRDCASVVLLLLTSALLVGTTIVTMLFIKYWRTALVQASGGPLNILMLLGLKASFCSLALFLGKPNDLVCRLQQPLTSFISTVMMSSLLATSLQVTCVTEFPGIAASYYSLVRGVASWLVVALAVILQAGICSWHILNSPLLSVWIANKYVNFLTAFLRCQVDPMTTFCLMLGFNGLLSLLSFMGTFMTQKPTKQYNMSRDITFAALAYCITWVIFIPVYTALSEMTKSLAQMVAIILSNSCIIASYFLPKCHLLLSRPDLNTAEYFHIYIAGVTPKSTVDESK